A region of the Cupriavidus taiwanensis genome:
GCCGCCGCACGCCGTTCGCCGGCCAGGCCAGCGCCTCCGGCACGCAGGGCGGGCAGCATGCCGGCCGCCGCGCCACCGGCCCCAAGGGCTACCGGCGCTCTGACGAGCGCGTGCGCGAGGATGTGTGCGAACGCCTGGCGATGAACCCGTATATCGACGTCGGCGAAGTCAGCGTCGAGGTAGCTAATGGGGTCGTGACGCTGGACGGCACCGTCAGCGAGCGCCGCGAGAAATACGTGGTCGAGGAGATCGCCGATGCGGTGTTCGGCGTCACCGAGGTTAACAACCGCCTGCGCGTGCAGCGCCAGCAAGGCAGTTCGTGGGCGGCAGGCTCCGAGGTGGGCGGCGACACCTCGACCGGCAGCAGCGACACGGCGTCGGCGGGCGGCACTTCGCCGGACCGCACGCTCAACAAGAGCTGAGCCTTGCCCTCCGGCCAGGCCCCCGCGCACACGGCGCCCGCCCCGCGGCGGGCGCCGCGCAAGCTGGCGCCCGACAGCAAGCTGATGGTGCCGCTGGACGCGCTGCGTCCCACCCAGATCACGGTGGGCGGCTACCACGTGGCGCAGAAGATCCACGTCACGCGCCGCATTGCGCCCGAGGCGCGCGCGGCGTTCCTGGACCGGCACCGCGTGCACCTGGTAATCGGACCGGAGCAGACGCTCTATGTGGTCGACCATCACCACTGGGTGCGCGCCTGGCATGACCTGGGACTGACCCATGTGCCCGGCCTCGTGCGTGCCGACCTCAGCGACATGGACGTGTCTGCGTTCTGGCGCCACATGGTCGCCAATCACCTGGTCCATCCTTACGACGAGCATGGGCGCCGGCGGCCCCTGACCGAACTCCCCGAGGCCATCCACGATATGCGCGACGACCCCTACCGCAGCCTGGAGGCCTTCGTGCAGCTGGCGGGCGGCTATCGCAAGGTCAAGACCGCCTACCCAGATTTCCGCTGGGCAGACTTCTTCCGGCGCCACGTGCCGGGACCGTTCGACACGCCGCATCACTTTGCCTTTGCGGTGGCGAGCGCGTTCAAACTGGCGCACTCGCGCGAGGCCAAGGACCTGCCTGGCTATATCGGCGCCCTGGGTTGCTGAGCGCCCGGCCGCGGACGATTAACCGCTATTGCCTTTCTTGCCGTTGGCTGGCTGGGACTGCCCTGCCGCCAGCAATTGCAGCAGCCGCGCCTCGTCCGCGCGCAGCCGCGTCATGGCGGGCGCGCGCCCGCGCGCCTGCAGCACGCCGGCCAGGTAGGCATCGATGACGTCGGGGTGCACATAGCATTTGCGGCACACCGCGACGGTGTTGCGCAGCTGGTTCGCGACCTCGCGGATGGCATCGGTCACCGCCTTGCGGCGCGCAGTCTCGCTGGACGCTTCCGGCAGCTTGCGCAGGATCGCCAGCGCATGCACGCTGCCGGCCCAGGTGCGGAAGTCCTTGGCGGTAAAGTCCCCGCCGGTCACTTCCTGCAGGTAGGCGTTGACATCGGCCGAGCCGATTTCGCGGATCTCGCCGTCGCTGTCACGGTACTTGAACAGGCACTGGCCCGGCAGGTCGGCGCAGTTGCGCACGATGCGCGCGAGGCGCGGGTCGTTGACCGAGACGTCGTGCGTGATGCCGCTCTTGCCCGTGAACTGGAAACGCAGCCGGCTGCCGCGCACGGTCACGTGGCGCCGCCGCAGCGTGGTCAGGCCGTAGGTGCGGTTCTGGCGCGCGTAGCGCGGCGAGCCGACGCGCACCAGCGTGGCGTCGAGCAGCAGCACCACCGCGCCCACCACCTTCTCGCGCGGCATGCCGTTGCGGCGCAGGTCGCGCGCCACGCGCGCGCGCAGGCGCGGCAGCGCGGCGCCGAACGCCGCCAGCCGCGCGTACTTGTCGGTGTCGCGCAGCGTGGCCCATTGCGGGTGGTAGACGTACTGCTTGCGCCCGCGCGCATCGCGCCCGGTGGCCTGCAAGTGGCCGTGCGGATCGGGGCAGATCCACACCGACTCATAGGCCGGCGGGATCGCCAGTGCCGCGATGCGCGCCAGCGTGGCGGCATCGCTCACGCGCTTGCCGTCCGGGCCCGTATAACTGAAGCCGCTGCCGTGGCGCCGGCGCGTGATGCCCGGGCTGCCGTCGTCGACATAGCGCAGCCCCGCTTCGCGCAGCACCGTGTCGAGCGCGGCGGAGGCTTCGGTGGCGGGCAGCGTGCTGTCCATGGGCGCGCGAGCTCAGGCGGCGCCCGGCGCGCTGGCCGACTCGGGCTGCGGGGTTTCGAGCCCGGCGTCGGGCGAGGGCGGCGCGGGCTTTGGCGGCGCCGGTGGCACCGCGCGCTCGGCGGTGACCGGGCCGGCGCGGGCCACGGTGACCATTTCACGCAGCCAGTTGACCAGCATGCTGCTGTAGGTGCGCTGGAATTCCTCGTCGCTCAGGCCATGGTCAGCGCCCTTGATCACGCGGTAGGTGAGCGAGTTGGCATGGATGCAGGAATCGACATAGCTCATCACCACGGCATGGGGCACGATCTGGTCGTGCTCGGATTCGATCACCAGCACGTCGCCGGTAAACGCGGTGCAGGCGCGCAGCGCGCGATTGCTGGCGGGCGGCACCATGCTGCGCCGGTAGGTCACCAGGTCCTGCTCGCGGTGCAGCTGGCGCTTGGGCAGGTCCCAGCCCGTGTCCATGTACAGCGCCGGGGCCCGGAACGCCAGCCAGCGCACCTGGCGCAGGCTGCTGAGCAGCGCCGCCAGGTAGCCGCCATAGCTGCTGCCCACCACCGCGATCGCGTTGCGGTCAACCTCCGGCTGGCGCACCAGCACATCGTAGGCCGCCACCACGTCGGCAAGGTTGCGCGTGCGGCTGACGGTCTCGTATTGCGCGCGCGTGCCGGCATGGCCGGTCAGGTCGAAGGTCAGGCAGACGCAGCCCAGCCCCGTCACCTTGCGCGCGCGCGCCAGGTATTGCTGCTGGCTGCCGCCCCAGCCGTGCACGAACAACACACCCGGCAATTTGGTCTCCGGGCTGATCAGGGTACCGGCAATGGTGCCGCCTTCGCTTTCGATCTGCAGCAGTTCTTCATGCGTTGCCATCGGATTCGAACTCCAGTCGTGCGTACTTGGTCAGGGGGCCGACATGGCGGTCTTCGCCCTGGTAGTAGATCTCGGCGTCATCCGGCACGCGCACGTCGTTGCCGTAGACCTCGCGCGTCGACGCCACCACGCGCGTGCGCCCCGGGTCGTCGCGCAACGCCGCCAGCGCTGCCAGTTCGGCACCGGTGGCACCGCCGACGCGCCAGGACTGCTCGAGCACGCCACCGAGCATCTGCCCGCCATTGGCGCCGCCGGCCGGCGCGCCGAAGGCGACGTCGTAGTTGCAGCGCGACAGCACCATGCCGCCGCCCTCGCCATAGCAGGCCAGCGCGGCCTCGTGGTACACCATCGCCGCGCGCACCGCGGCGAGGATGCGGGCGTCGAACGGCTGCTGCAGCAGCGCGTCAAAGCCGCCGCGCACCATGGTCAGGGTCGAGCCGCCGTAGACCTTCTGGCCGCGGTTGTTCTCGGTCAGCCCCTGCGTGCCGCAATAGCTCGCCTCCAGTCCCGCCAGCACCACCTTGCCGACGCTGAAGGTCTGCGGCGCGCGCAGGTCGCGCTCCACCACCAGGCCGTCGCGCTCGACCTGCTCCGGGGCAAGCGCGGCCAGCGCTTCCTCCAGCGCAGCTTCGCCGTCGACCACGCGCTGGCCCAGCCCGCCGACACCGCCGGTATCCTTCAGCCGCACCGGCCCCAGCGTCAGCAGGCGCAGCGCCGCGATGCGCGCATCGCCGAGGCTGAACGCGGTAAAGCCCGGCAGCGTGGCGCCCACCACGCGCCGCACGAAGGCCTCGGACCAGCCCCGTGGCGCCGCGGCACCGGGCTCGACCAGGCCGTGCGTGATCGCCTTGGTGGCGACGAACGCATATGGCACCACGCCACCGAAGAGATCACCCTCGCCCTGCACGCCCAGGCTTGCCGCCAGTTCGTGGCCGACCAGCGTCTGCGCCGGCACCAGGTACGGCGCGGGCCGTCCCGCCGCTGGCCCGGCGTAGCCGCCGGCGAACGGCTGGCCGGCAATCCGGGCCACCTTGCGGGCAATATTGGCAAGGGTCATGCCATGGTGGCTGTCGGCCCGGTCCAGGGTGTCGCAGCCGTAGGCCATCACCGGGCGGCTGCTCTGCTGCGCGGCTGCCGGACCCGCAGCCGGCAGCACCGGTTTTCGCTTGCTTGCGTTACTGGATGCGGTCACGGCCTGCTCCTGTTTCGGTTGGTCGCATGGATCCTGCGCAAGGGGCCGCTGGCCGGCAAGCTAGGAGGCTGCCGAGGCGGGGGTTGCGGGTGTGCCGCCGGCGGTCGCGGCGGGCGGATGCCCGCGCGCGGCCCGCGCGTGACGCTTGGCGGCGTGGTTCTCGCGCGCCTCGTCGAGCGAATGGCTGGTCTTGATGCCGTCTTCCTGGTCGGCCAGCTCGGCCAGCTGGCGGTAGAAGCTGACCAGCTGGCGCAGTTCGTCTTCATCCAGGTCTTCGATCGACACCAGCATGTTGCTGGCCTCGCGGTGCGAGGCCAGCAGTTCGTTGAGCTTCAGGTGGACCGCCACGGCGTCCTTGTTCTGGCTCTGCTGGATCAGGAACACCATCAGGAAGGTGACGATGGTGGTGCCGGTATTGATGACCAGCTGCCAGGTTTCGGAGTACCCGAACATCGGGCCGGTGAGCGCCCACGCCACCACCACGCCGACCGCCAGCACGAAGGCGGTCGGCGACCCGGCATGGCGCGTGGCGCCGCCGGCAAAGCGGTCGAACAGGTGCAGCACGGTGGCACGTTTGCCGGCGCCGGGCCGATGGCCAACGCCGGGCAGGATGGGGCTGGATTTGCGCATCGTTGCACTCCCACGGATAAGTTGCCGGATTGGCCGCCGGGACTGGCGATGACCTGGGCGGCATGCTGATTTCATTGTATGGAGCGCATCGCCAATGTGCAGCGGGCGCAGTCCTACAACGGGCGCAGCACTTGCCCCGCCCTACACCTTTCGTTTCTACATCGGGTGATAAATCTTGCCGGCAGCGTGACCGCGTTCATGCGTGCGGGGCGTACGTGGGCGACGGGAACGCTTCTTGCGCCGCATTCCGTGACGAAGCGGCGACTCCCGTGCGCCGGTGGTTGCCGGATTGCCGGAACGCCGCCCTGTTGACCAGGGCCCGATCCGCACGCGGTGTCGGTCCCAAGCAAACGGAGCCAGCCATGTTCCAGTCCCCTGCCACGCAACCCCGCGCGCCGCGCCGCGTCGTCGACATCATGACGCGCCAGCCGGCCTATATCACCCCCGATGAAACCATCCAGCATGCCGCGCAGCTGATGGCGGACCTGCATGTCGGCTCGCTGCCGGTCTGCGACGGCCGGCGCCTGGTCGGGATGCTGACCGACCGCGACATCACCGTGCGCGCCACCGCCGGCGGCCAGCCGCCGCAGGCCACGCGCGTGGCCGATGCGATGTCGCCGCAAGTGCAATGGTGCCTCGAAGACGAATCGCTCGAAGACGCGCAGCACAAGATGGAAGCCGCGCAGGTGCGGCGCCTGCCGGTGCTCGATCACGACCATGCCCTGGTGGGCATCGTGTCGCTGGGCGACCTCGCCAGCAAGAGTGCCGATACGCGCGATGCCGGCGAGGCGCTGGCGTCGATCTCCACGCCTTCGGCGCCCGCGCGCTGAAGCCGCATCGACCAGGAGCCGCGATGAGCGCAACCCCTTCCGCCGATGACGAAGCCCTGCGCGTGGCCGTACGCGCCCAGATTGCCGCAGCCTTCGATGGCCGCTTTCCCGACGGCGTGACGCTCGAGGTGGCCGACCGGCGCGTGACCGTGCGCGGCTGCGTGGAAGACGTAGACACCGCGCAGCGCGTGGAAAAGGCCGCGGCGGTCAGTCCCGGCGTGCTGGGCGTGCATAACGCGCTGTCGACGCGGCAGCCGCCCGCGCCCGAGCCGCAGGGACAGCCCGCCGGTAGCGGCAGGCACGCCGACCCGGCCGACAAGCCGGCCGGGCAGGTGAACCACAAGGTCTGAACGACAACGCTAAACCACAAGGCGCCGGAGGTTTGCTCCGGCGCCCTGGCGTTTACGAGGTGCTAATGACCCGATGAGTTGCGATCAACCCCAGGGGTCATAGCGGTCGGCTTCCCAGTACGGCGAGATGCCGTAGTACTGGTGGATGCTGGTGGCCCATTGCGAATCGGCCATGGTCGGCCAGTGGTCCTTGTCGAAGCCTGGCGCGGCCTTGAGCCGGTCCTTCTCGACGCCGAGCACGAAGCACTTGCGCCGCGTGTCCAGCGTCAGCGCGGACCACGGCAGCGCGAACAGCTTTTCGCCGATGCCGAGGAAGCCGCCCATGGCCAGCACGGCATAGGCGACGCGGCCGCCGAGCACGTCGATCATGATGTGGTCGATGGTGCCGATATCGTCGCCGGCCGGGTCAACCACCTTGTTGCCCTCGAGCGTGTCGGCCGCCATCACGAACGGGCCGGGTCCCGGGGAATTGCGGTCGATGCCGCCGACGATCGAGGCGCCGTGCGGATGTTCGGCGCCGGGCGTTTCAGGTTGGACTGGATTCATGGATACCTCCGTTTGGCTGCTCGGGTAGCGGGTTGGGGCGAAATGCGTAGCGACGATGCGCTAGCGGCGTGCGCGCGTGTCGGCCGGCACCGGCGGTACCAGCGGATCGAAGTCGGCCCAGCGGCCATCGACCCACTCGCCGTCGGCGCGCTCGACATCCTTGGCGCCGCCCTGGCGCAACACGGTCGCGACCGTGTCCGCCGCGGCGGTGTCCGTGCTGGTCAGGTGCGCCGCCAGCACGACCCCGGCATTGCGCACCGGCGGCTGGCCGGTGCGCGGATTGCGTCCGGCATGGCGCGCCAGTGCCAGCGCACCCGCGAGCGAGCCCAGGTAGGCACCCAGCCCGACCGCGAATACCAGCACCAGGATCGACAGCGGTGGCGTCGCGCCCAGCGCGGCGACCAGCGCCGCACCAACCGCGGCGCCCACGGCGGCGCCGATCAGCACCCCGCTGATGGCGCCCACGCCCGCCTTGCGCGCGCCGGCGTCCGCGGCGTGGTCGCCGCCGATGGCATAGGCGGCGTGCTGCCCGGGCGGGTTCACGTAGAACAGGTTCAGGTCCTGGTCGGCAAACCCCTGCGCGCGCAGCCGGCTTGCGGTGGTCTCGGCGGTGGCGAAGCTGTCGAAGCGGCCAGCGATGATGGCGGACATGGTGGCTCCTTTTCGTTCATCGATGTGTTCGGAACCGCGGCGGTGCGGGTGGCAGCCACGCCGCGGCGCTTGGACTCAAGGTGGACTAAAGGGGGCAGGCACGCTCCTCAGCGCTTGGCCGACTTGCCCGGCTTGGCGGACTTGGCCGCAGTCCTGGCCCCGGCCTTGCCCCCGGCCGCTGCGCCGGTCTTTGCGGCAGGCTTGGCTGCGCGCTTGGTAGCGGGCTTCGCAGCAGGCTTCGCAGCGGACTTGGCGGCAGGCTTGGCCGTCGCCGACCTGGTCGCGGCGGACCCGGTCATTGCGGACCTGGCCGTGGATTTGGCAGCTGTCCGGGTCGGCGGCTTGGCGGCCGGCATGTCGCTCGCCTTCGAACCCGCCTTCGCGCTCGCCTTCGCCCCCGTCTTTGCAGCAGGCTTGCCCGAGCGCCCAGGCTCCGCGGCTGCGCCCTTGCGCTGGCCGGCCGGCTTCGCGCCTACCGGCTGCTCCTGGCTGCCTTCCCTGAGCTTCCAGTCGACGTCGTCGCGCGCGGTCTGCGTCTTCTTCTCGGCGTGCATGGCAGCGCTGGGCGAGATCGGATCGCTGGCCGGGAAGGTCATCTCGAGCGAATCGTCGACGGCGGCCTGGTAGGTCTTGGCTTCCTTGCCGCGCGGCCGGGTGCCCGCGGCCGGCTTGCCGGCTGCGCCCTTGCCCGCGGACGGCCCGCTGCTGCGGGTGGCCGGCGCGCTGCCGGCACGCGCCGATGGCGTGACCCTGGTGGACTGCGCGGACCGCGTGGCGGTCGCGGACTTCGCCCGGGACGGCTTCTGTGCAACCTGCTCGGCCTGGGCGGACTTGCGGCTGGCGTTGGGCATGGTTGTTCCCTCCTTGGTTTAGGGTGCTTGATCCATGCAAGGGGCGGGCCAGAAATTTGTCAGCGGCCTTGCACGCAGGCAGGCGCTGCGGCGCGCGTGTGAACGCAGCCATACCGTGGCGCGCGGCCACCGCGCGATGGCGCCGCGGGCAAGTGGTACGCGTAGCGTTGGCGCCGGGCGGGTAAAAACTACATCGATATCGGCGGCGGAGCCGCGTTCAGGCCTGGCGCATATGGCGCGGGAACCGGACCGCGATGCAGACGCTGACCTTGTCGCTGTCGCAGCCGTCACTCTCAGCGCTCAGCACGGCACCGTGCATTTCCACCATGCGCCGCGTCAGCAGCAGTGCGCTGCTTTG
Encoded here:
- a CDS encoding DNA topoisomerase IB, translating into MDSTLPATEASAALDTVLREAGLRYVDDGSPGITRRRHGSGFSYTGPDGKRVSDAATLARIAALAIPPAYESVWICPDPHGHLQATGRDARGRKQYVYHPQWATLRDTDKYARLAAFGAALPRLRARVARDLRRNGMPREKVVGAVVLLLDATLVRVGSPRYARQNRTYGLTTLRRRHVTVRGSRLRFQFTGKSGITHDVSVNDPRLARIVRNCADLPGQCLFKYRDSDGEIREIGSADVNAYLQEVTGGDFTAKDFRTWAGSVHALAILRKLPEASSETARRKAVTDAIREVANQLRNTVAVCRKCYVHPDVIDAYLAGVLQARGRAPAMTRLRADEARLLQLLAAGQSQPANGKKGNSG
- a CDS encoding ParB-like protein: MPSGQAPAHTAPAPRRAPRKLAPDSKLMVPLDALRPTQITVGGYHVAQKIHVTRRIAPEARAAFLDRHRVHLVIGPEQTLYVVDHHHWVRAWHDLGLTHVPGLVRADLSDMDVSAFWRHMVANHLVHPYDEHGRRRPLTELPEAIHDMRDDPYRSLEAFVQLAGGYRKVKTAYPDFRWADFFRRHVPGPFDTPHHFAFAVASAFKLAHSREAKDLPGYIGALGC
- a CDS encoding PRC-barrel domain-containing protein — protein: MNPVQPETPGAEHPHGASIVGGIDRNSPGPGPFVMAADTLEGNKVVDPAGDDIGTIDHIMIDVLGGRVAYAVLAMGGFLGIGEKLFALPWSALTLDTRRKCFVLGVEKDRLKAAPGFDKDHWPTMADSQWATSIHQYYGISPYWEADRYDPWG
- a CDS encoding BON domain-containing protein, translating into MSATPSADDEALRVAVRAQIAAAFDGRFPDGVTLEVADRRVTVRGCVEDVDTAQRVEKAAAVSPGVLGVHNALSTRQPPAPEPQGQPAGSGRHADPADKPAGQVNHKV
- a CDS encoding DUF6861 domain-containing protein, with amino-acid sequence MSAIIAGRFDSFATAETTASRLRAQGFADQDLNLFYVNPPGQHAAYAIGGDHAADAGARKAGVGAISGVLIGAAVGAAVGAALVAALGATPPLSILVLVFAVGLGAYLGSLAGALALARHAGRNPRTGQPPVRNAGVVLAAHLTSTDTAAADTVATVLRQGGAKDVERADGEWVDGRWADFDPLVPPVPADTRARR
- a CDS encoding CBS domain-containing protein yields the protein MFQSPATQPRAPRRVVDIMTRQPAYITPDETIQHAAQLMADLHVGSLPVCDGRRLVGMLTDRDITVRATAGGQPPQATRVADAMSPQVQWCLEDESLEDAQHKMEAAQVRRLPVLDHDHALVGIVSLGDLASKSADTRDAGEALASISTPSAPAR
- a CDS encoding low affinity iron permease family protein; translated protein: MRKSSPILPGVGHRPGAGKRATVLHLFDRFAGGATRHAGSPTAFVLAVGVVVAWALTGPMFGYSETWQLVINTGTTIVTFLMVFLIQQSQNKDAVAVHLKLNELLASHREASNMLVSIEDLDEDELRQLVSFYRQLAELADQEDGIKTSHSLDEARENHAAKRHARAARGHPPAATAGGTPATPASAAS
- a CDS encoding DUF3182 family protein → MTASSNASKRKPVLPAAGPAAAQQSSRPVMAYGCDTLDRADSHHGMTLANIARKVARIAGQPFAGGYAGPAAGRPAPYLVPAQTLVGHELAASLGVQGEGDLFGGVVPYAFVATKAITHGLVEPGAAAPRGWSEAFVRRVVGATLPGFTAFSLGDARIAALRLLTLGPVRLKDTGGVGGLGQRVVDGEAALEEALAALAPEQVERDGLVVERDLRAPQTFSVGKVVLAGLEASYCGTQGLTENNRGQKVYGGSTLTMVRGGFDALLQQPFDARILAAVRAAMVYHEAALACYGEGGGMVLSRCNYDVAFGAPAGGANGGQMLGGVLEQSWRVGGATGAELAALAALRDDPGRTRVVASTREVYGNDVRVPDDAEIYYQGEDRHVGPLTKYARLEFESDGNA
- a CDS encoding alpha/beta hydrolase family protein, producing the protein MATHEELLQIESEGGTIAGTLISPETKLPGVLFVHGWGGSQQQYLARARKVTGLGCVCLTFDLTGHAGTRAQYETVSRTRNLADVVAAYDVLVRQPEVDRNAIAVVGSSYGGYLAALLSSLRQVRWLAFRAPALYMDTGWDLPKRQLHREQDLVTYRRSMVPPASNRALRACTAFTGDVLVIESEHDQIVPHAVVMSYVDSCIHANSLTYRVIKGADHGLSDEEFQRTYSSMLVNWLREMVTVARAGPVTAERAVPPAPPKPAPPSPDAGLETPQPESASAPGAA